The proteins below come from a single Stomoxys calcitrans chromosome 1, idStoCalc2.1, whole genome shotgun sequence genomic window:
- the LOC131994279 gene encoding uncharacterized protein LOC131994279 isoform X2 codes for MRAQEVYKCTLCQNRHGLRYCPKFIKMTVEDRRVAVLRHKYCRNCLAKSHIVDDCQSMETCRKCGFQHHTMLHPRKVALKPKDSSATNQSTPSRHQRQEPRRPNNGQSTSSQSQRKPARPNVSVKSRLGQRNQVSAGQQQQQKARKTNRPKGQRHHQQPQRKPQRKPQSTTTPSTNQPNHLILSEAIKSLATVLCASSTNFA; via the coding sequence ATGCGTGCCCAGGAAGTGTACAAATGTACTCTGTGCCAAAACCGCCATGGCCTCCGGTACTGCCCAAAATTCATCAAGATGACCGTGGAGGACAGAAGGGTGGCAGTGCTAAGGCACAAGTACTGCCGGAACTGCCTGGCCAAAAGCCATATTGTGGACGATTGCCAGTCGATGGAAACTTGCAGGAAATGTGGGTTCCAGCACCATACAATGCTGCACCCACGGAAAGTAGCCCTAAAACCCAAAGACTCCAGCGCTACCAACCAATCTACCCCATCAAGACATCAACGCCAAGAGCCAAGAAGACCCAACAATGGCCAATCCACCTCATCTCAGTCCCAACGAAAACCAGCAAGGCCCAACGTAAGCGTCAAATCACGCCTAGGCCAGCGTAACCAAGTGTCAGCtgggcaacagcaacaacaaaaagccAGAAAAACCAACAGGCCCAAGGGCCAAAGACACCACCAACAGCCTCAACGCAAGCCTCAACGCAAACCCCAGTCAACCACGACACCGTCAACCAATCAGCCCAATCACTTGATCCTCTCAGAGGCCATCAAGTCCCTGGCGACCGTGCTTTGCGCCTCATCAACCAATTTTGCGTAA
- the LOC131994279 gene encoding uncharacterized protein LOC131994279 isoform X1, which translates to MVLRNRPLRNHKLRFTMRAQEVYKCTLCQNRHGLRYCPKFIKMTVEDRRVAVLRHKYCRNCLAKSHIVDDCQSMETCRKCGFQHHTMLHPRKVALKPKDSSATNQSTPSRHQRQEPRRPNNGQSTSSQSQRKPARPNVSVKSRLGQRNQVSAGQQQQQKARKTNRPKGQRHHQQPQRKPQRKPQSTTTPSTNQPNHLILSEAIKSLATVLCASSTNFA; encoded by the exons ATGGTCCTTCGAAACCGTCCACTGAGAAACCATAAATTGAG ATTTACAATGCGTGCCCAGGAAGTGTACAAATGTACTCTGTGCCAAAACCGCCATGGCCTCCGGTACTGCCCAAAATTCATCAAGATGACCGTGGAGGACAGAAGGGTGGCAGTGCTAAGGCACAAGTACTGCCGGAACTGCCTGGCCAAAAGCCATATTGTGGACGATTGCCAGTCGATGGAAACTTGCAGGAAATGTGGGTTCCAGCACCATACAATGCTGCACCCACGGAAAGTAGCCCTAAAACCCAAAGACTCCAGCGCTACCAACCAATCTACCCCATCAAGACATCAACGCCAAGAGCCAAGAAGACCCAACAATGGCCAATCCACCTCATCTCAGTCCCAACGAAAACCAGCAAGGCCCAACGTAAGCGTCAAATCACGCCTAGGCCAGCGTAACCAAGTGTCAGCtgggcaacagcaacaacaaaaagccAGAAAAACCAACAGGCCCAAGGGCCAAAGACACCACCAACAGCCTCAACGCAAGCCTCAACGCAAACCCCAGTCAACCACGACACCGTCAACCAATCAGCCCAATCACTTGATCCTCTCAGAGGCCATCAAGTCCCTGGCGACCGTGCTTTGCGCCTCATCAACCAATTTTGCGTAA